The Ferrimicrobium sp. genomic sequence CCTGGCCCGGTCGTGACACCCGATAGGCTAGCGTCCCGCCTGACGCACACGAAATCAACGACTTCGCACTAGCTGTTCTAGCAAGGGCAGCACCACCAGCGCGCGAGGTACCATCTAGTCCGTCAGTGGCGCGTGCCGCCCTGCGGTGGACCACTCCAATGGTGCTGGAGCGATCGGTGGACTCGTGCCGTGTCCACCCCATCGTCGCCTGGAGACTTAGACGAACCCCGGACAGATCCTATTCACCGGCCTACTCGGCACGATAATCCCGGATCTGCTACCTCGCAGAGCTCATGGCGCACGATCGTCTTGGGTGCCACATCGCTCGGACCTTTTTTGGAAGACTTGATGCGAGCGTAGCCCCGGCGACAGAGGAACGAACCCACATCATTCGCGCTCCTGAGCGACGTTGTAGGCGGTTGACTTCAACCGGAGACTGGCCCCGCGCTGTCGCGGCAGTGACCGACTACTGCAACATGGCAGTTGCTAACCGCACCGGCAACGAACCTCGCCTCCGATCCCATCACTACGCAAGCAAAGCCACCGGTCGCCAACACGCAGCGGCGAGATCCAACTTTGATCCTTGATCAATGCAACATGCCAGCCGTCTTCTCCAATCGGCACTCAACACAACGATCAGCGACGCAGGGAACCCTGCCCAAGGACAGCAAGAAGGACCCACCTATCAGCTCAGTGGTAACCGTAAGAGCAGCCGGGCTGAACATACGTCCATTCATTCCATTAATTGGTGAGGTTCCTAGTAGCTTATTATCACAAGAACCGATCACCCATATCATAAAAGCGAATAGCTATCTGTATCACTATTTGCGATCTCATTTATCCATCACTGTGATCGTATTTTTGCTCACCTGTGTCGACACCAACAAGAACCCCCGCTACCAACCCCAACGACAGTTCGAACCAAAACGAAGAGCCAGACGACGTTCCCACGTCGTCTGGCTCTCTCTCGATCTCTAACTGAGCACTCATCGCTCAGCACCGTCAATACCTGTTCAGCAACCCTTTGCGTTACGCTCCGACATCAAGTACGCCGAGAGGACCTCGGAGCGTCGGGCACTCTGACCACTCACGCTCTGACCGATACTCTCAAGCTGCATCGACCCTCGGCGAGTCATACGATGACCTAGATTAAACTCAGTGAACCTCATTGTTCAATCCTCCATTTCCTTAGGACTAATTCCTACTACTTCTTCGTCATTAAGTATAGCAAGATTGAGCGGTATTTATTCCCCACATTTTGGGTGTCTTGCACGCAGCAGTCCCCCACAAACAGCGCTCCCCCAATGAGAACATCAGGTGATCAAGAACGCCTCGATTGGTCATCGGGAACTCACACTCTCTGACCAGCCAGAGGCCAAACGTGTCCGTGCAGTCTACCCGGCGTTGCCAGGGCAGACGAAGCCCTATGGCGACGCCTCGCGACGTCGATGCGCACCACACAACGACTCCCTACACAACAACGATACCCAGGGAGGTAGACTGGCTCCATGGTAAAAATAGCATTTTGGATCACCGCTGGACCAGATCAAGTTGACAAAGCGATGTCCGGACTTCGACTCGCTCAACGACTGCGAGCCAATCGTGGCCAGGACGTTCGCGTCTATCTTTTCGGTCCCGGCGTCGCGCTCGGAGAATCTTCGATCCCCGCTGTGCTCGAGGTTCTGAGTGATCTACAGGAGTCAGAGGTACCAGTACAGGCCTGCCCTGCCAACGTCACCCAGATGGGCCTCGACGAAAAAGTCCTCACTGGCCGAGGGATTGCTCTGGAGCCGGCAGGCAATATTATGATCGAACTGGTTGAGAGCGGCTACCAGATCATTGGCGTCTAGCACTTCACAACGCCAACTCCGGGGACTCTGTCGCGGGTGACACACAGGAGGCCAGAGGATCTACTGGATGCTTACCATCCGTAGATCCCCCTGATCACAAGTCATCATAATCCCGCCAGCTACGTGCCGGTTTCTCGTACTGCCTGGGACAAAGGGTCGAGCTGGTGCTACCACCAGGAAATCCTCGATGGTAGCACCAGACAAACTAGTTGACGAGCTTACCGAGTAGGTTCTCGATAGTAGCAAGCCGCTCCTCGACGGTTCTAACAGCAACCGGCTCGTTTAGCACAACCGACGATGCGGTCTCAGAGGTGGAGGACCCAGATCCCCCACAATTGCATTTGCAGGACATAATTTCACCCCCTTCCCTCTCTTGGGTGTCGAGCTTTAGGTGCCCGACATGCGATTTGCC encodes the following:
- a CDS encoding DsrE family protein translates to MVKIAFWITAGPDQVDKAMSGLRLAQRLRANRGQDVRVYLFGPGVALGESSIPAVLEVLSDLQESEVPVQACPANVTQMGLDEKVLTGRGIALEPAGNIMIELVESGYQIIGV